The region CGACCTTTGCAGCGACCACCAAACGTCGTTGTGGCTGTCGGGCGGAAAGATGAAGGACTGGGTAATGTGGATACGTTACGCGGCGTTACTGCCGCAAATGCTTCGGTCTGGGGCTCTGTTAGCGCCGATTGTCGGCAATCTCACCGATCCGGTCACGATCTGATTTCGGCTTCGACCCGTGAGCTCTAGCTGCACTGTCAAGCGCCACCCTATGAAACTGCGAAAGCCGGTGGCCAGACCAGAGCGACCTACCTTTCGAAACGAACTGGAGAGCAACATGCTGTGTCTAGGGCTCAGTGGCGGTCTAAGCAGAGTCTACGAAAATTCGTTCGATCTACCGAACACCTTTATGCACGATGGGGCTGCGGTTCTCGTTCGCGACGGGCGAGTGATAGCGGCGGTCGAGGAGGAGCGCCTTAACCGGACAAGCACTCCAACAAGTTACCAACGCGTTCGATTCAATATTGCCTCGCATCTGCAGGTGTTCACCTGAGCGACATCGACCGCATCGCGTATTATGCGACCGAGGCCTATTGCAACGCTGTGCTCGAGCGCGTGCGCCTCTCTCACCCAAGTACCCCAATACCGGACGCGAGACTGTTGTTGTGCGGATTACTCGGGCAAGAATTTGGTGCCGAAATTGATCCCTCACGTGTGTCGTTCGTGAGCCACCATATGTCGCACGCGGTGAGCTCGTTTTTCATGTCGGGCTTCGAGCGAAGTTTGGTCCTCTCAATTGACGGCGGTGGAGACTTTCTTTCGGGGCTTTTGGCGATTGGTTCCAGCACGGAGATTGAGCCACTCGTGACATTTCCGGAGAATGATTCTCTAGGGCTGCTATACTTGGAAACGATCCGCTACCTAGGTTATGGCGCGTTCGATGAATATAAGATCATGGGTCTGGCACCTTACGGCAATCCCGCTTCGTACCGCGAGATCTTCGAACAATTTTACGAACTCCTAGACGACGGTGGTTATCGGGTCCATCTCGACCGAGTTGGTCCTACGTTGCTCAGTAACATTCAAATACGCCAGAAAGGCATGCCGTTCACGCAGCAGCATAAAGATGTGAGTGCTTCACTGCAGGAAGCACTGGAACGGATCGTGTTCCACGTCCTACGGCATTACACCAAGGTTACGGGCATCGAACGACTGTGTTTGGCCGGAGGAGTGGCTCACAACTGCACTTTGAATGGCAAGCTGCTGTACTCGGGGATGTTTGACGACATCTTCGTGCAACCGGCTGCCCATGACGCTGGCTGCGCACTAGGCGCCGCATTGATGGCGTCTCATGATCTGGGGCATCCGGCACCTCGTGAGCGTTTGCAAAACGTCTATTGGGGACCCGACCTGGAGAGCGAAGGAAGCGTGGAGGAGGAACTTTTTGCTTGGGGCCAGCATCTCGAAATTGAACGGAGTGATGACGTGACAGGCAAAGCAGCCGATTGGATTGCGGATGGCGCCGTGATCGCCTGGGTGCAGGGGCGTTCGGAGTTCGGTCCACGGGCGCTAGGCAACCGGAGTATTCTTGCTGATCCGAGGCCGGCGTCAAACAAGGATCGAATTAATATGATGGTCAAGAAGCGGGAAGGCTACCGCCCATTTGCTCCCTCGGTATTGGAGGAGGACGCCGTGGAATTTTTTGATCTGCCAGGTACCTTGCGCAAATTTCCTTTTATGAATTTCGTAGTGTCTGTGCGCGAACCCAAGCGTAGTTCGCTAGGCGCCATCACGCACGTAGATGGTACGGCTCGTTTGCAGACAGTGTCACGCGAGACAAATCCCGCATATTGGGAGCTAATCAATGCTTTCGGGAAGCGAACCGGCGTTCCGATCTTGCTCAACACGTCGTTTAACAACAACGCCGAGCCGGTAGTGGATTCGGTTAGGGATGCCGTAACGACTTTTTTGACGACCGACCTGGATGCACTTGTCATCGGTCCATTTCTCGTCAAGAAGCGAATCTCAACGATGGAGGAGTGGAATAAACTAGCAGTTTCCTTGCCACCTTACGCAAGTCTCCATCAGGCGCGTGCATATTCCACCCTGGATCGGCAAGAGACTGTATGTGAGATCCGCACAGGCGCCTCCAGCCTGCAGGCCGTGCGTATTTCACCGGGGTTGTTTGAACAGCTAATTAGGATTGAGGGAGAAGCCCTGGTTGGCGACATTTTGGATGGAATCGCGCCTGTTTCAGGTAGTCGTGAGACTTTCCTAAATGAACTTCGGCAGATTTGGGAGCAGCGTTGCATATGCTTAAGCCCGGTACGTGGCCGCAAATCACAGGTATCCGTCCCCGCTGAGGCCTCGGTGACTAGTGGGCTTTCAGCATAGCTTGGGGTCGCTTCGTTACGCCAAACAAACTCGCGAATAACAAAGCCCGCGACCGACAATGCGCCGTGCCCACCTAATCGCACGGCGACGCGTCAACAACCATGTCGAAAGAAGGGCCAAATGGCTCGGTATTTCAGTGATATCCTGCCCGAGCTCGTTCAGCAGGGGCACTTCGAAAAGTTAAGGAGACTGTGATGGATCCGGTGTGTGAGTTAAACGTACATCGACAGATCGTTTCGCTTCTCGATAAGCCTAACCCTGTAATCTTTGACATTGGGTGCAATGACGGAAGCGATGCTCAACGCTTTCTGCGCCTTCTTCCGAGCGCCCAGCTCTATTGCTTTGAGCCAGACCCCAGAGCCGCTGCACGCTTCAAGGAGAAAATGGGTTCTGATCGGGATCGGATGAGGCTATCCGAGGTTGCGATCAGCGACCGAAACGGGATGATCGAGTTTCATCCCAGCAATGGCAATGACAGCGCTAAGGAATGGGATCTCTCGGGCTCGATACGCCGTCCCAAGAACCATCTTTCTGAGTACGAGTGGGTTCGGTTTGACCCTCCGATTTCGGTTGAGACTAGGAGGCTGGATGACTGGTGCAGCGAAGCTGGCCTAGAGAATATAGATCTCATCTGGATGGATGTGCAGGGAGCCGAGGCCGACGTTATTGCCGGTGGCAATCAGATCCTGATGAGAACGCGTTACATATATACTGAGGATAGTGATCATGAGCTTTATGAAGGCCAGCTTCCCCTGCGCGCCATTCTTGAGCTCTTACCTTCCTTCCAGATGGTAGTTGAGTATCCCCGAGGAGTGGAGGGTGACGTTTTGCTTAAAAACACAAGCCTATAGCCGGTTCCCTTTTTGGGATTCAAGAACCGCGCCGAGTTTGCCGGAGGCTTCAACTCATGAGAGATTGGAGCCGATATGAGCAAGACAACGAACAAATTCTCGCCTGAAGTCCGTGAGCGTGCCATCCGCATGGTGCTGGATCACGAAGCCGAGCACCCCGCGCGGTGGGCTGCCGCTTCATCTATCGCGGCCCAGATCGGCTGCTCGCCGGCCACGCACGCTACACGAATGGGTGAAGAAGACCGAGGTCGATAGCGGTAAGCGAGCAGGCCGGCCGAACGATGTCGCCGAGATTATGAAGGCTCTTGAGCGGGAGAGCCGCGAGCTTCGTCAGGCCAACGAGATTCTGCGCAAAGCGTCGGCGTATTTTGCCCAGGCGAAACCTGCCACCGGAAAAGACGCTCGACAGCTTTGATTTTGATGCAGTCCCTATGGTCTCCAAGGCCCAGGTCATGGCCATTGCCGCTGGCGACAGCTGGGTCGCGAAAGGTGCCAATATCCTCATGTTCGGTCCGCCGGGCGGCGGAAAGAGCCATCTCGCCGCGGCCCTCGACCTCGCGCTGATCGAGAACGGTTGCGGGTGCTGTTCACTCGCACGACCAACCTCGTCCAGAAACTGCAGGTCGTACCGCGTGAACTCCAGATCGAATCCGCCGTCGCAAAGCTCGACAAGTTCGATCTGCTTATCCTCGACGACCTGGCCTACGTCACTAGGACCAGGCCGAAACCCGCGTGCTCTTCGAACTCATCTCCCAAGATATGAGCGGCGCTCCATCATCATCACCGCCAATCAGCCCTTTGGAGAATGGAACCGAGTCTTTCCGGACCCGGCCATGACGCTTGCCGCGGTGGACCGACTTGTTCATCACGCTACGATCATTCGAAATGAACGTCGAAAGCTAATGGCGACGTTCCGCGATGGAAGCCAAACGTGGTCGACCCAGCTGGCTTGCGGCCATTACCTCTATCTCATTGCAAAACGATGACACTGAAACGTCAGGAATCCGGTCTTCTCCATACAAGGCAGCCGATCGAACAAAATGTCGTAGCCTGACGGGAGACGCAGGGGTGTCCCTCCCGCACGCGGCGCCCTTTGCTATCCCGGATGAAGGGGATGGCGGCAACGACATGCGCAAGCCCACTGAGGATAGAAGGACTGGGTGAAAAGGCGCCCCTGAAAACAGTGGGTTTGGCGACACTTGTTGGTTCGGGCAGGCAAGACGTCGTCTACATGCATCAAATGGATGACTCGCATTTAAACAATAGATTTCACCAATTTTCGCGGATGCTCCATAGACGGCCGTCTCCACTCCACCGGGTATGATCCGTTGAAAGGCTCTCAACCAATCCAACAACGCCTGTAGCCCCGAAGCACTGGCGGCGGGAATGGCATCAATCCTACCTGGTATCGCCTGGCCTTAGCCGAAGAAAGGAAACGTCTCATGAAGGTTATTGGTTACTACGTCATCGTTGCAGCGTTGCTCGCATTGACATTGCGGGCCGGGCCGTCACTTGCAGCAGATGATCGTAACCAAGATTGTGGCCCGGCGGCAAGTGACCCCCGCGCAAACCTGAATGGTGCTGACAAAGCCCATTCAGCGGAGCACACTCAAGACTTCAATTGCCAAGATACTCCTGCCGAAGAAGGTGAGTGCTACGAGTGCGTCTTACCCCCCGAAGTACATATTGAAGGCGCCGAAGTGATCGACGTCGCAGACCGAAACTTTTATCCTCGGAAAACACTGCTACTCGCCAGAATGATCAGGCACCACTGAATCGTGTCGGTTGAAGGTAGCAGTAAGACCATCAAAGCCACGGCGGCTGGAACATCGATACTTTCTCAATTTTAGGCGACCCTTTGCTTGCTGATCTCTCGTGGCGCCGCACTGCGAGACCAAGCCTTTTCACCTTTTATCTCGCCACCTCGCTATGGATGAAGACATGCGGTTCAAGGGCCTTGATCTGAATCTCCTCGTCGCACTCGACGCCTTGATGACCGAGCGTAACCTCACGGCGGCAGCGCGCAGCATCAACTTGAGCCAACCGGCCATGAGCGCGGCCGTCGGCAGGTTACGCACCTATTTCAATGACGACCTTTTTACCATGGTCGGTCGCGAACTCGTTCCAACCCCGCGTGCGGAGCGGCTCGCGCCTTCGGTCCGCGAGGCTCTGCTTCACATCCAGGTTTCGATCATATCCTGGGATCCGTTTTGCCCTGCTCAATCGGATCGCTGCTTCAGAGTCATTCTTTCCGATTACGCCGCACTCGTTTTTTTTGAAAAGGTCGTGACGCGTGTCGCCCGAGAAGCGCCCGCCGTCAGCTTCGAGTTGCTGCCGATCGCCGATAACTACGATGATTACTTGCGGCGCGGTGACGCCGATTTTCTCATCTTTCCGGAATTGCTCATGTCGCGCGCACATCCTAAGGTGGCGTTATTCGAGGAGACCCTCGTGTGCGTGGGCTGCCGCTCGAACAAGCTACTCTCGGAGCAACTTACACTCGAGAGGTATATGTCGATGGGACACGTTGTGGTGAAGTTTGGGAACGCTGCTTCCATCGAGGAATGGTGTTTGCTTGGGCACGGGCTTAAGAGACATGTCGAAGTAGTCGTGCAGGGCTTCAGCATGGTTCCGTTCATGCTTTCAGGGACCGAGCGCATAGCGACAATGCCCTTACGCCTGGTCAAGCAGCTCGAAAAGACAATACCCCTGCGGATCGCCGACCTTCCGCTACCTTTGCCCGCGTTCACACAGGCCCTCCAATGGCCCGCGCTTCACAATAGTGATCAGGCAAGCCTCTGGATGCGGGACGTGCTATGCCAGGAAGCATCCCGCATGCCTTCGCCCCATGAGGTAATGAGACGTCTCAGGATTTCCTAGCAACCTTTCGTGGTTTTGTCGTTCGGCGTGATTCATGGCGTCGGAATGAGGAGCCTCTTTGAAACGCCGCCGCTACAGTCTCACGGATGATTGATGATCCTGTCGCCGCTGGCCCAACAGCCGCGCTGACTGACGACCAAGTATGGAGGAACTGGACAGATGCTCTCCTACGCCCGCCGTTCAACCGACCAATGAAACAACCTCCTCGACAGTTTGTCGACGACTCAAGTCGAAGGTTCACGCAGCTCCAATCGACATTAGCAAGGAGCGGCAAACCAACCCCTAATATGGGACGGGTTCACCACATCCGAGCCGTGGCGCCAGATTGCCCTCCGGTAATACCTCAACGTCTTTATTTTTGCGGCAGAACATTCTCACTGCCCTTTTCCACCTGATCGATCACGAGCAGCTTTACCGGCTCGGTGCCGTTGTTCGCCCCTTTATGCCATATGCCCCAGGACTCGACGATAAAATCTCCTGCCGTGAAAATGCTTTCTTTCCCAGATTCTGTATTGGTGACCGTGATCTCCCCCGAAAGCACATAGCCATAGCGCTGATAGCGATGCTGATGAATTGGCAACGTCGCACCGGGCGCAATCTCATAAATCGAAGCGATGACCTCGACATTCTTCCGTGGAACGATGATGGGCTGACCAGCAATCGTACGATCGGTCCTTAAGATAAGCGTAGCCGCGACCGCTTTGTTTTCGAACGCGTTCGCGGGACACGCCAGAGCAAAGAGCGCCGTAGCGATTGAGATGACCTTCATTTGCTTTTCTCCTGATACAAGCCGGATTTTCCTGAAGAGTGTTTGCTTCCGAGTTCGGCCAGTTGCAGAGCGACAAACCTGCATCGTCTCACCGGCGCCGACACGGGTTCATTTGTTCCCGGACTATGATGATTATCTTCAGAGCTCTGCGGGTCTTTTCAAGATACTGCATCGCAATACCCCTCATGGCGTGGTGGCGAGTAGCGTCAAGACATCAGGCGCCGACGCAACAGCGCTGCCGACAGGAAGAACGGCAAAATCGCGTAGATGCAAAGCGCGCCTATATGCAGGCCCATGCTACCCGCGGGGCGCCCAAGCATTGCCGGGCGTATGAGGTCGATCGCATGCGCTAGAGGCAAGAACTGCGCTACCTGCTGAAAGGCCTGGGGCAGTTGCGCGATTGGAAACACCGCGCCGCACAAGAACAGCATTGGTGTCAGGACGAGCGTCTGGTAAAAAATGAAATACTCGTAACTGGGCGCAAGGGCCGTGACTACCATCGCAAGGCTCGCGAATGCAAATCCAGTGAGCATGATAACTGGCAGCACATAGACGACTGATGGCCACGTCGCATAGCCTAGCACGGTGGCGACGATTATGATTCCCGTACCGGCAAGAAATGCCTTGCTCGCTGCCCATGCCAACTCACCCAGGATGATGTCCCCAAGTGTCATTTGTGTGTAGAGCATGGCTTCCCAGGTGCGTTGGGCGTGCATTCGCGTAAAGGCCGCGTAAATCGTCTCGAACGTCGCTGAGGTCATCGCGCTTGTCGCCACCATGCCGCCCGCCAAGAACGCAACGTAGGTTGTGCCGTCAACGCGACCCACAATAATTCCGAGGCCAAGGCCGAGGCCAAAAAGGTAGATCATAGGATCGGCCAGACTTCCAACAATTGACGCAAGTGCTACTTTCTTCCATGCCAGATAGTTGCGTCGCCATATCGCAATCCAGTTAAAAGCGTTGGCGGGCAGAGCCGCGGCACAACCTTCACCCATCGTTCACTTCTCCATCTCGCGCCCGGTCAACCGCAAAAACACATCCTCAAGATTCGGCGGACGCTGGAGAATGCGCAAGCCCGCGCGCTCCCGCAACCGCACACGCACCTGCTCCGGGTCAGACACATAGCAAAAAAGGGTCTCGCCGCTAATTTCGACGCGATCGGCATATGGCCCGACCAGCGATTCCAATTCATGCGGATCGCCGCCGTAGATTTCAATGACTTCGCACCCGATCAGTTCATCGATCAGGTCATGCGGCCGCCCTTCGGCAATGCTGCGACCTCTTTCGAGTACGCAGAGTCGATCGCATAGCCGTTCGGCCTCTTCCATGAAATGGGTGGTCAAGATGATCGTTTTGCCGCGCGTAAGCAGGGAACGCAGGCGCTCCCAGATCAGGTGGCGCGCGTGCGGGTCGAGACCGGTGGTCGGCTCGTCCATGACAAGTAGCTGGGGGTCATTGATCAACGCACGCGCTAGCGTCAGGCGCCGCTTCATGCCGCCTGAAAGTTCAGACACACGCGCATTCACCTTGCTCTCTAGGCGTGCAAACTCAAGGAGCGACGGCATGACCGCCTCGACTTTGCGTGTATTCATGCCGAAGTAGCGGCCGTAGACCAGCAGATTCTCGCGCACAGTGAATTCAGGCTCAAGGTTGTCGAATTGCGGCACCACGCCGATACCCTTTCGCGCCAAGCGAGCCTGGGCAGGCACCGGCACGCCGAGCACAGTAATCTTCCCCGCATCAGGGGCTGTCATGCCAAGGATCATGCGTGCGATCGTGCTCTTGCCCGCGCCGTTCGGTCCAAGCAGCCCGAAGCATTGCCCCGGGGAAACGCGGAACGATAGCGCGTTGACCACGGCCTTGTCGCCATATGTCTTGCTTACGTCGAAAAAATCTATTGCGGACATGAACATGCGCTCATCTGACCGTCGGGCGCCGTTGACTGGCATTTCTTCGGTTGGTTGTGTTCTTCCTGGTCCATCGCACCGTATGTGTTCATTGCGTCTCCATTAAAGGGCTGGCAGCAGCATCCGGGAAAACGCCTCGTCCGTGGTAATTGGCACTCGTGTTGCAGAGCAGCCGAATGTCCCGAGCTTGTTACATTCGAAGAGTAGCTCGGCGACTTCACGGAGAGAGTGCCTGGGATGGTCTGCAATTGTGCAGATTCATCGAGATGGACAACAGCCGGAATTCTGTCCTGGCATCTCATCCGCGTCTTTTTATACCACAGACGCGCATAGTGTCTCCATGTCTGAACGTCGAGGGTTGGGGCCGTTAGGAGGCAGAAATCGGATTCCGGAAACAGGCGAGTAAGCAATCTTCGTTGACCGAGCCACCCCGACACTCAAGCCGCTCTAGCTCGAGCAAAGTTTCGTTCAGCATGTCGAGGACCGTCTCAGCACCAGCAACGTGGCCCCAGCGACGACAATTGGCGTCGCGCGCCGATCCGAAAACCAGATATCCATCTGGCGCAAGCATCCGCACTAAATTCCGAACAGCCCCTCTCATCTCGGCTATTCCTCCAATATAGTAGAGCACTTCCGCCACAACGATCAAATCAAACCTCTCGTCAGGTGAAAACTGTTGAACATCAGAGACTATCCAGCTGATGTGCGGAGAATCCCTCATGCGTCGACGCGATCTTTCTATAGCGTGAGGCACAACATCGATCACGGTGAGCCGTTTGCAGTGGGGGGCTAGCTGCACCGTAAATGCGCCGGCAGCGCATCCCACTTCGAGCGCATTTGAGATGGATCCCTGGGCAAGCGCCAAGCGGAGCATTTGCGTGTGACGCTCACGCTCGAATGGATTGGCGTCGAGTCCCCATGGATCGGGTGCAGCCAGTTCCCGATTCAGCAATTGATAATTGTCGCTCTGTGTCAACTCGTTCACCTCGGTAAATAGATCTTACTCGTCGCTGCACATGCAGTCAGACGTCGTTCGCCTGGCAGAATCGCGGGCGGGGTTGAGCCTTCGAGGCGCTGTCGCATGTCCAGAACATTCTGTAGTGCGCGCATCAGTCGCCGGATGTTGATTCGAGTTGCCAGCAGAGCTGCGCGACAGCCAGTCGCTATTGCTCAGCGTGCACAGCGCGTAGGCTTTCAAGGGCAGTAGCAGAAAAATATTGATGAATGCATGCAGAGAGAACCCGAGGAACCGTCGTTGGCGGGCCCGGAGCGCGACAACGCTGCAGTGGATCATCGTCATGGCCACGATCATCAGGGATGCCAACCAAGGCACGGTGCCCGTCAATGCAAGCTGTGCGAGCCCCGTCAGCACTGATAGTGCCAGAAGCAGCGGTCCGAGGTTCTGTCCGACAACGTCGAGCGTAAGGAAGCGATGGAGGTTGGGCAGCAGGCGCAGCCCAAGCAACGTGTCCCGGTACGTGCTCCGCGCCCAGCGTAGTTGTTGGCGCAGATACGGTCCTAGCTTGTTCGGAACGACTGTCGCTGCGATGGCGCTCGGCACGTACTCCGTTCGAAAGCCTGCCTTCAGCATAAGAATGGTGAGATGCCGATCCTCACCGAAATCGCTTGGCTTTCCCCGAAAATACTGTGATTCGTACTGGTCAAGCAGCGAAGCGAGCGCAGAGCGACGGTAGATAGCACATGGACCGCAGCAGCACATAACGGCTCCGAAGCGAGCTTGTGCCGCACGCTCCTCGTTGCAAGCCAGCCAGTACTCCATATCGATCAAACGGGTCAGCCAACTATCGTTTCGGTTGCGGGCCGTCAACTGTCCCATGGCCGCGCCGACAGCCGGATCTTGCATTTTAGGCACGAGCTTCCTGATGACGTCAGATGCGAGGATCGTGTCGGAGTCGACGTTTAACACCATATCTCCAGCAGAGCGGCGTATCGCGGCGATCTGTGCCTTCCGTTTACCAACATTCTGGGGAAGCAGGAGAATATTGAATCTGGGGTCTCGTGCGAAGGCCTCGTGCACAGGTCGCAAAGCCTCGCGATTTTCGGAACCGTCATCAACTAGGTAAACCTGCAGCCTTCCCCCGTATTCCTGACCCGCAATAGAAGCCAGGCACTCCGAAAGCGTGCGGGGATCCTCGTTGAAGCTTGGCACGATGACATCTACGCTGGGCAGCTCCTCAAAGCCGGCCAAGCTCTGGGACGCCAATGAAACATCGGTCGGCAGAGAATAAACGGCCTGCACGCTTTTATAAGCAGTCGAGAGAAGTGCATAAAGCGAGACGGCGACAGTGCTGGTTGTGTCAAGCATATCCATCAGAACTCCCGAGGAAGCGAGCGGAATACAAAGCCGCGATCATGCAAAGCTGGAATTATGCTAGATAACGCCATGATAGTCTGGTGGCGCAGACTGCGGTCAGTTCCTTGTTGCATTTCACTGGAGGGACAACCGTCGTGCAAGAGCACGATTGACCCCGGCCGGACAGACTGCAGCACATCATTGACAATGCCGTCGGCCCCGGGAAGAGACCAGTCTCGCGGATCTACCGACCAGTGCACGGCAGTGAGTTCCGCATTCGCCGAAACCTTGAGCACTTCTTCGGTCCAGATGCCGTAAGGAGCCCGGATGTGCCGCACCACCGCCTGAGGCGACGCCATTTTTATGGCTCTGTTTGTCTCGAGTATCTGACGTTGCACCTCGTCGGGTTCGCAGTCAGACAGGTCTGGATGCGTCATTGTGTGGTTGGCGACTTCATGTCCCTCTGCAATCATTCGCTGGATCAATTTAGATTGATCGGCCAGGAACTCGCCGATGACGAAGAATGTTGCCGGCACCCGGTGTTCAGCCAGAATATCGAGAATCTCCGGTGTACAAAATGGATGCGGACCGTCGTCGAACGTCAAATAAACGCTGTGACTACCAGTGCCGTCATCGCGCTCACCGTGCACTTCGCACGAGCAATCGAGGTGCGTCATTGCTCTCGTCCTTTCCGGTAAATTATCCTGGTGGCATTCGGAGACCGGCCACCAAAGGGTAGGATGATGACGCCGCGCGTGGACGCAGGTCGAAACGCGCGCGTGGCAGCGTGTAGCGTACGCCGTTTCCCCAAAATAGCGGTCACCAGGCCGCCTCGTCTGAATCTGTCAATACCGCGGCTCGTTGCGGACTGTACCGAGTGCGATTGGTGGTGAACCCCCGAGCTGTCGACGATTGCAAGGTGATGCAATGGGCTGATCGACCGCTTATGCAAGCATTACATTCCAAAGCCACACATTTGACCCCTCTACACCACTGGGCGCGCCATCGACGACTTGATTTCCGTCAAGATGCTCGTCTAATGGATCACGCCATTCAATTCGTAAAATCGATTGTTTGGATGATACCCATTCACAGCATAGATAAAATTCGAGCTCCACGGTTCCTGCTAACGGACCGAGCCTGTTGTCGTGACTGGCGGGGGACTTGCGTCGTCGTTCCCTGGAAGAACTTATGAGCCGATTCAAGATATTGCTGGCGTACGGGTTATTTGCGATGACCAGATCACCAGTTCTCATTTCCGGGACCGTTCTTCCCATCATGGTGGAACAAGCCCTCAATCGAGAGTGTTTACCGCCCCGATGAACAAATTTTCCGGGAACGTGAACCGAGCTTCTTTAAGCCCAGGACGATACTGATGCTAACACGGTAGTTTGTGATGCCTGTTAATGTGGCGGTGCGACCAAGCTGCCGAACGCCAGATATTTCAGATGACCTGCCACTGAATTTTCATCCGGCGGCGATTAGAGCCTCGGCGGTCTTTGAAACGCTCCCAAACGTTGGACCACCGGATGCTAGAGTTTTCCGGCTTCATTCAGGGAGGCGGGCTGGTTGCGCCTCCCGAATTCACCAACGAGATCGGCACCTTGTTGCCGATCGCACCATGAGGTCTTTCCTCATTGTAGTATCTACGCCAATCCTCCATCTTTTCGCGGGCATCCGCAAGGGTCAGGAACCAATGCTGGTTTAGGCATTCTGCACGGAAGCGGCCATTGAACGCTTCGATGAAGGCATTATCAGTCGGCTTGCCGGGGCGTGAGAAGTCCAACGTCACACCCTTGGAATAGGCCCGCAGGTCCAAGTCGCGCGACACGAACTCGGTCCCTTGGTCGACACGGATCGTTTTCGGATAGCCGGCTTTTTGGCACACCCGTTCAAGGGTTTGCACAACGTCTTCGCCTCTATAGCTATGACGTGGATCAAGCACCGGCACGTAGCGCGAGAAGGTGTCGACCACCGTCAGCACGCGCAGTTTCTTACCCGTTGCGAGTTGGTCATGGACGAAGTCCATCGCCCAGACGTCGTTGGGTCCGACGGCCATGTGCCGATCCTCGCGAAGCTTGGCTTTTACCCCCCGCTTCGGTGTCTTGTTCCGCAACTGTAGCCCCAAGTCCCTGTAAATGCGGTAGGTTCGCTTGATGTT is a window of Rhizobium sp. CIAT894 DNA encoding:
- a CDS encoding IS3-like element ISRel21 family transposase (programmed frameshift), whose product is MKASQFSDAQKAFILKQGDEGVSVAEICRKAGISQATYFNWKKKYAGMLPPEMKRLKQLEDENSRLKKIVADLTLDREMLQDVIRRKPLRPARKREMVKGMCCDWAISIRRACGALNFDRSTHHYTSRRADQAGLERRIREICEIRVRYGYRRVHVLLERVGWGTNIKRTYRIYRDLGLQLRNKTPKRGVKAKLREDRHMAVGPNDVWAMDFVHDQLATGKKLRVLTVVDTFSRYVPVLDPRHSYRGEDVVQTLERVCQKAGYPKTIRVDQGTEFVSRDLDLRAYSKGVTLDFSRPGKPTDNAFIEAFNGRFRAECLNQHWFLTLADAREKMEDWRRYYNEERPHGAIGNKVPISLVNSGGATSPPP